One Vicinamibacterales bacterium DNA window includes the following coding sequences:
- a CDS encoding dipeptidase, with product MAQTPYAYLESHRDEILDELVAFTSIPSVSADPHYRPDVEKAARWVADRLKRAGLDRVRLFSTEDHPVVFGEWVKAPGAPTVLIHGHYDVQPPGPAERWVSDPFQPTIRKGRLYGRGVADGKGPLIIPIKTVEAFLTATGRLPVNVRFLIEGDEEGGHWNLGPFIREHAEMLRADFVLSTDGAMWRHDEPSLTVGCRGFLGLELAILSGSKDLHSGRHGGCVANAAVALARLIASLHDDNGRVAVAGFYDDVVELSADERQAIAAIPFDEARYLRENGSPALCGEAGYSLLERQWTRPALDVNGMWGGYLGQGGQTVIPADAHAKISCRLVPNQDPQAIARLVERHLEARLLPGVRVQFGEVAGGLPYRVPPDHVGLRVAAEVLEQVYRKPPVTVRMGATVAVCEVFRQDLGLETVFFSFATADDDYHAPNEFFRLNRLYEGLEAWTRYFERLAAARKKDRQ from the coding sequence ATGGCTCAGACACCGTACGCCTACCTCGAGTCGCACCGCGACGAAATCCTCGACGAACTGGTGGCGTTCACCTCGATCCCGAGCGTGAGCGCCGATCCTCATTACCGGCCCGACGTCGAGAAGGCCGCACGCTGGGTGGCCGATCGCCTGAAGCGCGCCGGGCTCGATCGTGTTCGGCTGTTCTCCACCGAGGACCACCCGGTCGTCTTCGGCGAGTGGGTCAAGGCGCCCGGCGCCCCCACGGTGCTCATCCACGGCCACTACGACGTTCAGCCGCCCGGTCCCGCAGAACGATGGGTCAGCGATCCCTTCCAGCCGACCATCCGCAAGGGGCGCCTCTACGGCCGTGGCGTCGCCGACGGCAAGGGTCCGCTCATCATTCCCATCAAGACCGTGGAAGCCTTCCTGACCGCCACCGGCCGCCTGCCGGTCAACGTCAGGTTCCTGATCGAAGGCGACGAGGAGGGCGGCCACTGGAATCTCGGCCCCTTCATCCGCGAGCACGCGGAGATGCTGCGCGCGGATTTCGTGTTGTCCACCGATGGCGCCATGTGGCGGCACGACGAACCGTCGCTGACGGTCGGCTGCCGCGGCTTCTTGGGACTCGAACTGGCGATCCTCTCTGGGAGCAAGGACCTGCACTCCGGGCGTCACGGCGGCTGCGTCGCCAACGCCGCAGTCGCGTTGGCGCGGCTCATCGCCAGCCTGCACGACGACAACGGCCGCGTCGCGGTGGCGGGGTTCTACGACGATGTCGTCGAACTGTCGGCCGACGAACGCCAGGCGATCGCCGCCATCCCGTTCGACGAGGCCCGGTACCTGCGCGAGAACGGATCGCCCGCACTCTGCGGCGAAGCGGGCTACAGCCTGCTCGAACGGCAGTGGACGCGTCCTGCGCTCGACGTGAACGGCATGTGGGGAGGCTATCTCGGGCAGGGCGGCCAGACGGTCATTCCCGCCGATGCGCACGCGAAGATCAGCTGCCGTCTCGTGCCGAACCAGGACCCGCAGGCAATCGCGCGCCTCGTCGAGCGCCACCTGGAGGCGCGCCTGCTCCCCGGCGTACGCGTGCAGTTCGGCGAGGTGGCCGGCGGGCTGCCGTACCGCGTCCCGCCCGATCACGTCGGCCTCCGCGTGGCCGCAGAGGTTCTCGAGCAGGTGTACCGCAAGCCGCCCGTCACCGTGCGCATGGGCGCGACCGTGGCGGTGTGCGAGGTGTTCCGGCAGGACCTGGGCCTCGAAACGGTGTTCTTCTCGTTCGCGACCGCAGACGATGACTACCATGCGCCGAACGAGTTCTTCCGCCTGAACCGGCTGTACGAAGGCCTCGAAGCCTGGACCCGTTACTTCGAGCGCCTCGCGGCGGCCCGCAAGAAGGACCGACAGTGA
- a CDS encoding AEC family transporter, with translation MTLLLSIFTNDVLPIFIVAAVGFVLARVLHADVRTLSRVTFNVLSPCLVFHLLVTTPLSAGDFARMTGLAWVAVVGVGLIARVVVQPFRLDRAMTSAFLLVVMFSNSGNYGLPVTLFAFGKEGLAHATVYFVANAVATYTLGVFLASAGRRSVGQALANVLRVPAVWGVVAAGLALLLGVRLPPVVMRPIELLSGAALPVMILVLGMQFERGTRPERPGLVALAVTLSLVVTPLIAMGAAWVLGLTGVARQAALVQAGMPSAVLTTILALEFDVAPSFVTACVLLSTLVSPITVTLLIAWVK, from the coding sequence GTGACCCTGTTGTTGTCCATCTTCACCAACGACGTTCTGCCAATCTTCATCGTCGCCGCCGTCGGCTTCGTGCTGGCGCGCGTGCTGCACGCCGACGTCCGGACGCTGTCTCGCGTCACGTTCAATGTGCTCTCACCGTGCCTGGTCTTCCACCTGCTCGTCACCACGCCGCTGAGCGCCGGTGACTTCGCGCGGATGACCGGGCTCGCCTGGGTGGCCGTCGTCGGTGTCGGGCTCATCGCCCGCGTGGTGGTGCAGCCGTTCAGGCTGGATCGGGCGATGACCAGCGCGTTCCTGCTCGTCGTGATGTTCTCCAACAGCGGCAACTATGGCCTGCCCGTGACGCTGTTCGCGTTCGGCAAGGAAGGGCTCGCCCACGCGACGGTCTACTTCGTCGCCAATGCCGTCGCCACCTACACGCTCGGCGTCTTCCTGGCGTCGGCGGGGCGGCGAAGTGTGGGACAGGCGCTCGCGAACGTGCTGCGCGTGCCGGCCGTATGGGGCGTCGTGGCCGCGGGGCTCGCGCTGCTGCTGGGTGTTCGGCTGCCGCCGGTCGTCATGCGGCCGATCGAACTCCTGAGCGGCGCGGCGCTGCCCGTGATGATCCTCGTGCTCGGGATGCAGTTCGAACGCGGGACCCGGCCGGAGCGTCCCGGCCTGGTTGCGCTGGCCGTCACGCTGTCGCTGGTGGTCACGCCGCTGATTGCGATGGGGGCGGCATGGGTGCTCGGCCTGACCGGAGTGGCGCGTCAGGCCGCGTTGGTGCAGGCCGGCATGCCAAGCGCCGTGCTGACCACGATCCTGGCGCTCGAGTTCGACGTGGCTCCGTCGTTCGTCACCGCGTGCGTGCTGCTCTCGACCCTTGTCAGCCCGATCACGGTGACGTTGCTGATTGCGTGGGTGAAGTAG